Within Halobacterium zhouii, the genomic segment ACCTGGACATCGTCGGCGTCGCGGACACGCACGCCCACGCCGACCACGTCTCCGGCGCGCGCCGCCTCGCCGGCGAACTCGACGTCCCGTACTACCTCCACGGCGAGGACACCGGCGAACTCGAGGAAGTCAGCGAAATCGCCGACGGCGACACTATCCCGGTCGGTGACCGCGAACTCGAGGTCATCCACACGCCCGGCCACACGCCAGGCAGCGTCTCCTTCGCGTTCGAGGACGCGCTGCTCTCTGGGGACACGCTGTTCCTCCGGAGCGTCGGCCGCCCCGACCTCGAGGACAGCAGCGAGGACGCCGTCCGCGAGGCTGCGAGCCGACTGTTCGACAGCCTCGACGACCTCGTCGACCGCGACGACGACACCGTCGTTCTCCCCGGACACTTCAGCGACGAGACGGCACGCCCGCTCGCGACAGACCTCGGCGACCTGACAGCGGAGTCGACGAACGAACTCCTGAGCTACGTCGAGGACGGTGACGAATCGGCGTTCGTCGAAACCATCGTCGAAAGCCTGGCCGACGAACCCGCGAACTACAACGAGATCAAGCAGATCAACTGGGGCAAAGAACAGCCCGGCAGCGACGTCGAGGCGCTCGAACTCGGTCCCAACAACTGCGCCGCGAACTAACGCCGTTCCAGTTTCTTCGCACCTATGTCTTACTCACAGGGAATCAGGCGCAACTGGCGGCAGTTCGCACTCCAGTTGCTGACCGTGTTCGCAGTCGGGCTCACCATCGGCGCCGAGCGGAACGTCGTGCCGGTGCTCGGCCGGGACGTCCTCGGCGTCGAGTCCGTGCTCGTCATCGCCTCGTTCGTCGTGAGCTTCGGCTTCGTGAAGGCGCTACTCAACCTCTACGGTGGGAAGTGGTCGGAAACCTACGGTCGGAAGCCCATCCTCGTCGCCGGGTGGCTGGTCGCGTTGCCGATTCCAGTGATCCTCGTGCTCGCGCCGAACTGGTGGTGGATCGTCGCCGGAAACGTGCTCCTCGGCGTCAACCAGGGACTGGCGTGGAGCATGAGCGTGAACGCGAAAATCGACCTCGCGGGGAGCGACGCGCGAGGATTCGCAGTCGGACTGGACGAGGCGTTCGGCTACGGCGGCGTCGCCGTCGGCACCTGGGTCACGGGCGTCATCGCGGCGCAGTACGGTCTCCGTCCCGAACCGTTCTACTTCCTCGCGGCCGTCATCGTGCTCGCGCTCGTCGCCGCCGTGCTGTTCGTAGACGAGACGCTGCCGTACGCGCGAGCGGAGGCCGACGAGCAGGCCGATAGCGAGGACGCCGACTTGCCGTTCGCCGAAGTCCTGAAGCGCGCGACCTACGGCGACCGCACGCTGTTCGCGGCGGCCCAGGCTGGTAGCGTCGAGAAGTTCGTGGATGCGCTGGTCTGGATTGCGTACCCGCTGTACCTCACGGCCGCCGGCCTCTCGCTCGCACAGGTCGGCGTCGTCGTCGGCGTCTACGGCGGCGTCTGGGGTGTCCTGCAGTTGTACACGGGTCGCCTCGCCGACCAAGTCGGCCGGCGACCGCCGGTCGTCGCGGGGATGTTCGTCGCGGGCGCAGGCGTGCTCCTGACAGTGCTCGTCCAGGGCTACTGGCTGTGGATCGGCACGGCGGCCGTGACGGGCACCGGGATGGCGCTGCTCTACCCGAACCTCATCACGGTCGTCGGGGACGCCGCACATCCGTCGTGGCGGGCGACCGGTCTCGGCGTGTACCGGATGTGGCGCGACGCCGGCTACGGTTTCGGTGCAATCGTCATCGGCGTGACCGCCGACCTGGTGTCGACGACCGCCGCGTTCTACGTCGTGGCGGCGGCGATGTTCGCGTCGGGCCTCGTCACGCTCGCCTGGATGCGCGAGACCCACCCGGACCGCGAGGCGGCCCGCGGCGAACACGGCACCGTCGACGCGGTGGACGCCGACTAACCACTCGAGGCACAGCACCGCTTTCCGGTACCGGGACACCGTGTCGTGCTGGTTGGACTGGAATACTGGCGGGTCTTACTGGATTAGAATACTGGCAAGTATTATTGGGTAGGAATCCCAGCAGGCTCTGCACCAGGCGGAATACCGTGAGTTATATTACTCCCAACGATTATTACCGATTATCAGATGACGGCGAACCACGACACCATCCCCACGACGCACATCGGCAGTCTACCTCGACCGCCGGAACTGCTCGACCTCCTCGAGAAACAACAGGACGGAGTGGACGTAGACCAGGACGACTGGGACGCGACCGTCGCGGAGGCCACCCGGGACGTCGTCGAACGTCAGGCTGAGGCCGGCATCGACGTCGCGAACAACGGCGAGCAGTCCAGGGTCTCGTTCAACTGGTACGTCGCGGACCGCCTCAGCGGCATCGACGGCAAGCGCGAGCAGGAGCTCTGGGCCGACCTCCAGGAGTTCCCGGACTACGCCGAGGAGACGTTCAAAACGGACGTCATCGACCTCTCGATGCAACCAGTCATCACCGGTCCCGTCGAGTACACCGGCCACGACGAGGCTGAAGCCGAACTCGCGGAGTTCCGGGACGCCCTCTCCGCTGCCGACGCCGACTTCCAGGACACGTTCGTGACCTCGGCCTCTCCCAGCGTCGTCACCGCGACGCACGTCGACGAGCACTACGGCGACTACGAGGAGTTCCTGTTCGCGGTCGCGGACGCGATGGCCGAGGAGTACGAACTCGTCGCGGAGACCGGCGCGACCCTCCAGATCGACGCTCCGGAACTGCTCACTGTCGGCCACACGGCGGCGTACGCGGACGAACCCCTGGAGGCGGTCGAGGCGGCGACGCGCCTCCACGTCGAGGCGCTCAACGAGGCGCTGTCGAACGTCCCCGCAGATCAGGTCCGACTCCACACCTGCTGGGGGAGCTACGAGGGCCCTCACCACCTCGACACGGGCCTGGCCGAGTTGCTCCCGGAGGTCTACGAGGCCGACATCACCGGACTCAGCGTCGAGCAGGCCAACCCCCGCCACCAGCACGAGTACCGCGCGTTCGACGAGCACCCGGTTCCCGACGGCTGGACGCTGATTCCTGGCGTCGTGGACGTGAAGACGAACATCATCGACCACCCCGAGACCATCGCTGACCGCCTGGAGCGGGTTGCCGACGCAGTCGACGACGCGACGCCGCTGGTCGCCGCGCCCGACTGCGGGTTCGGTACGCAGGCCGGCCTCGGGATGGTGGACCCCGAGATCGCGTGGGCGAAACTCGAGGCGCTCGACGAGGGGGCCGAACTAGCGGCCGACCGCATCTACTGACGGTCGGTGCGTTGCCGACGGTCAGCAGTCGGCGTCCCTAGATGGGGTAGTCGCGGTGGTCGTGCTGGATCGAGATCCACTTCGTCTCCGTGACCTCGTGGAGGAACGCGTCGCTGTTGTACGTTCCCATGCCGGAGTCGCCGGTGCCGCTGAACGGGACGTGAGCTTCGTCGTTGATCGGTTGGTCGTTGATATGGACGTTCCCTGTCTCCATGCGGTCGGCGATGTCTTTCGCGACCTCGAGGTCGCCGGCGTGGACCGCGCCCGAGAGCCCGTACTCCGTGTCGTTGGCGATCTCGACGGCCTCGTCGACGTCCGAGAACGGAATGACGGGAGCGATGGGGCCGAAGTGCTCGTTGCACGCCGCGGACATGTCGTTGGTGACGTCCGAGAGCACGGTGGGTTCGACGAGCAGGGAGTCCTCGACGCCCTCCATCTGGACGGTCCCGCCGCCGGTTTCGAGGGTGGCGCCGGCGTCGACGGTCTCCTCGACGAACTCGAGCATCTGGTCGCGCTGGGACTCGTCGATGATCGGGGCGATCACGGTGTCCTCGTCGTGGGCGCTCCCGGTCTGCAGGGCCTCTGCGCGCTCGGTGAGTCGCTCGACGTACTCGTCGTAGACGTCCTCGTGGACGACGTGCCGGTTGATGGAGATACACACCTGGCCCTGGTGGACGAACGACCCGAAGGTCGCGGCGTCGATGGCCCGGTCGAGGTCGGCGTCGTCGGTCACCACGAACGCGTTGTTTCCGCCGAGTTCCATCGCGGGGATGGCGAGGTTCTCGCCCGCGAGTCCCGCGACGTGCTGGCCGACCGACGTCGACCCCGTGAACGAGACGACGTCGCTCTCGGGGTGGCCGGCGACGCGGTCACCGATGTCTGACCCCTTCCCGGTGACGACGTTGATGACGCCGTCCGGGAGGTCGGTCTCCTCGAACAGTTTCGCGAACAGCAGGCCACCCGTGATGGGGGAGTTCGTGGACGGCTTGAGGACGACGCTGTTCCCGGCGGCGATGGCCGGCGCGACCGCCCGCATCGAGAGGTTCAGCGGGAAGTTCCACGGCGAGATGACGGTGACGACGCCCTTCGGCTCGCGCTGGACGAGGTTCTCCTTGCCGGGGATGTTCGAGTCGGCGTGCTCGCCTTTCATCCGGCGCGGGAGCGTCGCCGCCTCGCTGGCGTGGTCGGAGGCGATCTGGATGGACGTCTCGCCCATCAGCGGCGACCCGCCGACCTCGTGGGCGAGCAGGTCGACGATCTCCTCGCTGTGCGCGTCGAGTGCCTGCAGGAACTGCTGGACGACGGCCTGTCGATGCGCGGGCGGCGTCTCCGCCCACTCCTCCTGTGCGTCCGCGGCCGCCTCGTAGGCGGCGTCGACGTCCGCGTTCGTCCCCGCTGGAACGTCAACGACGGTCTCGCGAGTCGAGGGGTCCTCGACGGCCAGGGTGTCTCCGCTCTCGCTGGCCGTCCACTCGCCGTCGATGTGGAGCGCGTTCCAGTCGGCGTCGATCGAGAAATCACTGGGCATTGCGGTTTACCAGATGGTACACGACCGGAAAAGGGAGAAGGTCCCAGAGAGCGCCACCGGTTCGTGCCCCCTCGATGCGACCGTTGCCTCCGTCTAAGCCGCCTGCCAACCCGGGCCGCTCTCCCCTTCCAACACGCTTTACCGTCCGGTAAACGAACGGCGGCGTATGGACCAGTCCGAGACCGGCGCGGAGGGGCCGCTGCCCGGTGAGGCCGTCCGCCACGGCACGGGCGTGAACTCGAACCGCGCGTTCCCGACGAACAACCACCCGAGCAACCTCGACCCGTTCGTGCTGTTCGAGCGGTTCTACATCGACCCCAACGAGGGGTTCCCGATGCACCCCCACCGCGGCTTCGAGATCGTCTCGTACATGGTCGAGGGCGGGATGGCCCACGAGGACTCCCTCGGCGTCACGAACACCGCAACCGAAGGCGACGCGATGCGCATCACGACCGGAAGCGGCATCCGGCATTCGGAGTTCCCCGCCGACGGACAGGGATGCAACGGTCTCCAGCTCTGGGTGAACCTCCCCCAGGCTGAGAAGGACGCCGACCCCGACTACGTCGACGCGACGGCCGCCGACCTCCCGACGGAACAGGTGGACGGCGCGACGGTGACGACGGTGGTCGGCGGCGGGTCACCACTCGAGTTGCACACGCCGATGGAGTACCTCGACGTCGAGGTGACCGGCTCGTGGACGTGGTCGGTGCCCGACGACTGGTCGGGGTTCCTCTACGGCGTCTCCGGCGACGGTACAGTCGACGGCGCGGCGTTCACCGAGGGCGACGTGCTGCCCGTCACCGACGCCAGAGGCGTCGAACTCGAGACCGAGGACTCACTCCGGGTGGTCGCCGTGTCGGGGCGTCCACACGGCGAACCCATCGAGCAGCGCGGTCCGTTCGTGTTCTGACCCGCACTCGACCCGGCACGACCCGCGTCCGACGACCACTCCGACCTTAGTTTACCAGTCGGTAAAATTTTACCACGGGCGGGAGTAGCCGACACTGGCAGTGAGGTGCTGCCGGAGTCGTGGACGGATTCGCGTCGCCGTTCTCACACTCAGGTATTCGACCGGCATCCGTCTACGCTCCTCGAACCGACGACCAGAGCGCGCTCGATCTGTTCTATCGCCTACCCGCCCGCAGGTCCTGGCTCGGTCGAACTCCTCAGCGGCTATCAGATCTCTGCGCAGGTTGGTAGGCAGAGGCCACACGGAGACAAGAACTATGCTCTGGTCGTTCGTACCTCACGTCATGGCGGATGGCCCCGACAAGCGAAATCCGCTCGCGCCCTACTTTCCGAGTGACACGCCTCGAGTCCCCACTCTTGGGCAGTCCAGAGGCGCGCTCGCCCTGTTACTCATCTTCGCTTTTAGCCTTCTTCTCTTCATCGTCTTCTGGGGGACCGCCCTCCTGTAGGAACGAAGGAGACTGTCAATTCGTCGGATACAGCGAATCGAGAACGAACTCGTCGATGGCCTCCCGGGCCTCCGCCGGGGCGTCCTCGTGACCGAGCGAGAGTCGTCGCTCGCGAGCCGCGTGAATCACGTCCGTGATTAGTTGCCCGAGCAACTCGGCGTCCACGTCCCGGAATTCGCCCTGCTCGATGCCGTCCTCGACGACGTCCACGATGCTCCCCCGCAGACGGTCGTAGTGCTCGTCGAACAGCTCCCGGTGTTCGTCGTCGTTCTGGGCGTACGCGTACAGTTCGTGGTACACCTTCATGCGGTCCCAGTGCGTGAACTCGTCGAACCCGGGGCCGAACAGACACTGGTCGATGCGGGCGTCGAGTTCCGCGCGCGGCCTGCCGGCCGCCTCGACCTCGACGCTCCCCTCGTACTGGTCGATGACGTACTCCAGGAACGAGGACAGCAGGTCGTACTTGCCGTCGAAGTGGTAGTGGATGAGCTGACGGGACAGCTCCATCTCCTCGCCGATGTCCCGCACCCGCAGGTCCGTGTACCCGTGCTCGCTCAGCGCGCGGAAGGTGGCCTCCATGATGGCCTGGCGAGTGTCCTTCGAGTCGGCCGTCCCCTCCGAGTCACTCATTAGTGGATTCTCGGGCCAGCGGACACATATCGTTTCTCCATCCGAGTATCGCCCACGGACCGCGATGACACCGCCGTCACCGCGGCGTGAGGTCCAGGGCGTCCGCGAGCAGTTCGTGAGAGCGCAGCGTGTCCTCGTGGTCGGCCAACTGGCTCTGGATCACGACCTCCTCGACGCCGGTCTGGTCGGTCATCTGGTCGAGTTGCTCGCGGACGGTTTCCGGACTCCCGGAGACCGCACGCGGCCACTCCCCCGGCTCGATGGGCATCGGCGTCGGGTCAGGGACGCCCCCGAGCACGTCGATGGCGTCCTCGACGGAGTGGAGGGGTAACTGGTCGACGCGTCCGCTCCGGAGCAACTCGTGGGAGGCTTCCGCCGTCGCGCGCAACCGCGCGGCCTCCTCGTCGGTGGGCGCGCACGTCACGTTCACGGCTATCGCGCCACGGGGCTCCTCGGGGCCGGCGCCGAACGACGACGGCTCGAAGTTCTCCCGGTACGTCTCGAAGGCCTCCACTGCCGGCCCGGGCCGGATGAACGCCGCGAAACAGTACCGGAGCCCGAGTTCGCCCGCGATGGCGGCGCTCGAGGGACTCGAACCGAGCACCCACACGTCCGGAATCGTCTCCGCGGCGCGCGCTAACTGGAGGTCGCTGAACGGATGGTCAGCCTCGAAGCCGTCGTAGAGGTGGGCGGCGACCTCGTGGATCTTCTCGGCGTGGTCGTCGGTGCCGCGGCGCTGCTGGCTGCGGTCCTGCTGTAACGCGAGGTCGCTCGCCGGACTCCCGGTCGCGCGTCCGACCCCGAGGTCGATGCGGCCCGGCGCGAGCGCGTCCAGCACGCTGAACGTCTCCGCGACCTTGTACGGGCTATAGTGGTTGAGCAGTACGGTCCCCGACCCGACGCGGATGTCCTCGGTCTTCGCGGCGACGTGGGAGATCAGCGCCTCCGGCGTCGTGCTCGCGACGGAGTCGGTGAAGTCGTGGTGTTCGGCCACCCAGAACCGCGAGTACCCGAGGTCCTCGGCGTGCTGGGCGCGCTCGACGGTGCGCTCGAACGCCTCGGTCGCACTGCCGTCAGCGGGCATCGGCGCGAGGTCGACGATGGATGCGTCCACGACCACGCGTAGGGCGACCTGCGGCAAAACGCGTCCGGATGCGGCAGGCCACTCGCTCGGACGCCGGAGTCAGCGCGTCGTCCGCGTTAACCCCCGGACGCGGCGTCCGACCGGCACGAGGACTGACGGCCTTCCAGCGACTGACGACCTTCCAGCGACTGACGGCCTTCCAGCGACTGACGACCTTCCAGGCGCCCGGGTCGACGTGGTAGTTGGTGGCGTCCGCCGGTGTCACAGGCGTTCGACTCGTCCGCCGGTGTCACCAGTCCCTGTGCTGCGTGCGCCGTCCTCGCTCCTCGAACCGCGTGCCACCGTCGGCACCGGCCGGACGCCGGCCGCGGGTCTGCGCGCCGCCGGACTGCGTGTCGCCGGTCTGCGCGCCACCAGACTGTGTGCCGGCACCACGTGTGCCACTCGACTGTGCGCTGCCCATCCGCGAATCGCCCATCGGCGTGTCGCCGGTCTGTCCACCACTCGGCCGGTTACCGCCAACTCCCGTCTCCCCGCCGGTCGCGGACACCTGCCCCTCGACGGCCGTCTGGAGGTGGGACTCCAGGAAGTAGAGGTACTTGTCCACCTCCCTGGAGAGTTCGGTGAACAGGTCGGCGGTGTCCTCGTCGCCGAACCCCGCCGTGTCGTCTATGTGCCGGCGGAGCGCGTTCGCGTGCTGGGCGACGTGGTCGGTCAGCCATTCGAGGTACTCGCCCTCGTCGACTGCGTTCGCCGGCGGCTCAGGGATGTGGCTCTCTCGGGCAGCCATCCGCGTCGTTCCCATCGCCTGGCCGCCGAGCGCGGTGGCGCGCTCGGCCAGCAGGTCGACGTGCTCGGAGAGCGTCTCCGCGAGTTCGTCGAACAGCAGGTGGAGCTGGTAGAAGTCCAGTCCCTTCACGTTCCAGTGCGCGAACTTGGCCTGGGACTGCAGGTCGGTGGTCGCCGCGAGCGCCCGGTTCAACGTCTGTATCACGGCCACCCGGCTCTCCTCGGGGAGGTCGACTGCGGTCCAGTAGAGATTCGTCTGCGTGCTCTGCCCGGCGTGCTGTTGGTGGTGTGTCATCGTGCTCCCTCGTCCACACGGACAGAACCAACGAGGAAAACGATAGTTCAGGAGTGGTTCCCATCTGGTTCCCCGGTCAGCCGTCGCCGACCAGGGGTGTTCTCGTCGACACTCCGGCTCGAGGAACCCAGACAGTCAGGGAGCCGTGCGTCGAGACGCTGTGTGTGACCGACGACGCGTACCGCCGTCTTACGGTTCGCCGCCGTACCCTTCCCAGAGGGACTCCCCCTCTGCCTCGTAGTGGTTGAGCAGCTCCTCGAGGAACTCCTCGTAGGCCTCGTCCTCCCTGACGTGTTGGTCCATCCGTTCCTTTAGCTCCTCGCTCACTTCGATGGTCACACCCATGCGGAGTCGTTCGACCGCGAACCGAATAAAGGTGCCCTCGCTGGGGGTTGAGAGGCTCGAACGCGGTGAGCCCGCGGAATTCGTACACACGACCCGGCCGCTTGCTCCACGGCGACCGTCCCGGCCGCTGCCGCTGCCGAGCGACGAGGGGTGGGTCAGAACGGGTTCGTGAGGTACTGCTTCGGAATCGCGTTCCGCGCCGTGACGAGGGGGTCGACGACCTGGCTGATCTCGAGGCCGCCGACGAGACTGGAGAGCAGATACGCGTCGGTGGGGTCGAGGTCGTGTTCCCGTTCGAGCAGGCGAACCAGGTCGCGGTTCGCCCGTTCGACGGCGTCCGCCATCGTTTCGGCGCTCGCGATGGTCTTCCAGCTATCGGCCGTCTCCACGAGCGGCCGCTGGAGGGTAACCTCGGGGTCGTCGATGACCCGGACGGTCACGTCGACGTCGGTCCCAATTTCGGCGCCCGTGCCGCACATCTCGCCGTCGGCCATCGCCGCCTTCGAATCACCCATCGCCAGCATAGCGCCGTCCTGGAAGACGGGGAAGTACGCGGTCGTCCCAGTGGTCACGTCGGTCGTGTCGAGATTACCGCCGTGGTCGTGTGGGACGAGCGTCGAGTAGGTGTCGTCCTCGGGGGCGACGCCGATGGTCCCGACGACTGGCTGGATGTCGATTTCGAGGTCACCGAACGTGATGGAGTCACCCTCGACGTCCGTTATTCGCGTGTGTGGGTGTTCGATATCGTCGTGGTCCTGCAGGAGGCCGAACCCGGGGGTGGTGACGACGCGACCGCGGTCCTCGTTGACGCGGACCTCCTCGATTTCGACCTCGAGCACGTCGCCCGGCGTCGCGCCCTCGACCGCGACGGGGCCGGACGCGGGGTTGACGTCGTCGGGGACCGACTCCAGAACCTGGTCTTCGGTCTGGATCTCGCCGTCCAGGCTGTCTATCGTCTCGAACGTAAGTGAGGCCCCGTCCTCGACGGTGTCGGCGGCCTCGAGGTCCGGCGAGAACTCGTGGATGCACGCGTCCTCGTGAGATATCGTCGTTCGTTCCATCGCGAACTACTCCCTCCCGTCACCGACGCGGTGGCAGGCCGCGGCGTGACCCGCGCCGACTGCCGTGGTCACTGGTGTCTCCTGCTCGCACGGCGACGGGAACGCGTCTCTGACTGCGCTCTCCGCGCCGGTCACGTCACCGGACGCGAGACACGTTGCGGCTTCGCGGACGGCGTCGCGTTTCGCTTCGGGGAGGGCGTCGAGGCTGGTGGGGAGCGCGGACTCGACGACGTAGTCGGCGATTGCGTCCTCGTCTGTGGCCTGTCCCCGGGATTCGAGTCGGCTGCGAACGGCGTCGGGGTCGATCTCGCCGTCGAGTACGCGACACCGGAACGTGAACGCGTCACGGAACGTCTCCTGGTCCGCGGTCCAGTCGTCGGGCGGGACGACGGCGGGACACCGCGTGTGGAACCGGCACCCAGACGGCGGGTCGGCGGGCGACGGCACCGTCCCCTCGAGGGTGGTGCGTTCGGTGCGCCGGTCGGGGTCGATGCGCGGCACCGCAGACAGCAGGCTCTTCGTGTACGGGTGATGGGGGTCGTCGAACAGTTCCTCGACGGGTGCGACCTCCACGATCTCGCCGAGGTACATCACGGCGACGCGGTCGGCGACCTGCCGGACCACGCTCATGTCGTGGCTGATGAACAGCATCGACAGCCCGAGGTCCGCCTGCAGGTCCCCGAACAGGTTCAGGAGTTGGGCCTGCACCGAGACGTCGAGTGCGCTCACGGGTTCGTCCGCCACCAGCAGGTCGGGTTCGAGCGTGAGCGCGCGAGCGACCGCGATGCGCTGTTGCTGGCCGCCCGAGAACTGGTGGGGGTAGCGGTCGACGTGGGCCGCCTTCAGGCCGACGCGCTCGAGGAGGTCCTTTGCGCGCTCCGCGCGCTCCTCGTCGCTGTCCCCGACCCCGTGGACCTCCATCGGCGTGGTGATGATGTCACGGACGGTCTGCCGGGGGTTCAGCGACGCGAGCGGGTCCTGGAACACCATCTGGAGGTCGCGGCGATACGGCCGCATCTCGTCGTCCGAGAGCCCCGTGATGTCCTCACCGCGGTACTCGATGGTGCCCGCGGTCGGCTTCTCGAGGTTCAGGACTGTACGTCCGAGCGTGGACTTCCCGCAGCCCGACTCGCCGACCACCGCGACCGTCTCGCCCTCGCGGACGGTCAGGTCGACGCCGTCGACGGCCTTCACGCTCGGCGGGGCGCCGAGCAGGTCGTCGAGGACGCCGCTCGAGCGGTCGTAGTGTTTCTTCAGGTCGCGCAACTCCACGAGTGGCGCGTCCGTCGCCGTCGCGTCTGTGGTCGACTCGTTCGGTGTGTCAGTGCTCACAGTTGGTCCCTCTCAGTCGGTTTCTCACAATCGATCCCTGCCAGTTGGTGCCTCACAGCTGGTCCTCCTCGGGGCCGCGGCGGAGACACGCCGCCTCGTGGCCGCCCCCGTCGCCGACCTCGCGGAAGTCGGGTTCGCGCTCGTAGCACTCCCGGTCGGCCTCCGGACACCGCGGCGCGAAGTGACACGCGTAGTCGACGTCCACGAGGTCCGGGACGTTCCCCGGAATCGGCTCGAGTTCGTCGGTCGGCGCCTCCAGTTTCGGCGTGCTCGCGATGAGCCCCTGCGTGTAGGGGTGCTGGGGGTTCGCGAACAGTTCGCGGGCGTCCGCGCGCTCCACAATCTCTCCCGCGTACATCACGTTCACGACGTCGCACGTCTCCGCGACGACCGCGAGGTCGTGCGTGATGAGCAGGATCGACGTGTCGAAGGCCTCCTTCAGGCCCGCGAGTTCGTCCAGGATCTGGGCCTGGATGGTGACGTCGAGGGCCGTCGTCGGTTCGTCTGCCACCAGCAGGTCCGGTTCGCAGGACAGCGCCATCGCTATCATCGCGCGCTGGCGCATCCCGCCGGAGAACTCGTGGGGGTACTCCTCGGCGCGGCGTTCGGGCTCCGGAATCTCGACGGCCTCCAGCATCTCGATGGCCCGCTGCCACGCGTCCGAGTTCTTCGCCGCACCCAGGAGCTTTCGCTTGAACTCCGCGCCGAGGCTCACGGACTCTCCGACGTCCTGGTGGAGCCGCACCGTTTCGGCGATCTGTTCGCCGACGCTGAGCGTCGGGTTCAGGGAGTTCATCGGGTCCTGAAACACCATCGCGAGGCTCCCGCCGCGGATGTGTTGCATCGCCGCCTCGTCGGCGCGGCGCAGGTCCACGTAGCCGCTCTCGACTTCCACGTCGTCCCCGACCGCTGCTGGGTGATTGCTCGCGACATCTCCGGCCGCGCCGGCACCGTCGGTCGCACGCGAATCGTCCCGAACGTCCGGCGCAACGTTGACGTCCTCCACGACGACGAACCCGCTCTCTACGGGGTCGTCGGGCGTGCGAACGGCGTCCGGGCATTCCCGTGCGAGCGTCTCGACGGCGTCCGCCGACCGGAACCGCACTTCGCCGCCGACGACCTCCCCGGGGTCGTCGACCAGGCCCATCGTGCTCTCCGCGAGCACGCTCTTCCCGGACCCGGACTCCCCGACGAGACCGGCGATCTCGCCGCGCCCGATGTCGAGGTCGACGCCGTCGACGGCTTCGACGACGCCGCGCGGCGTGTCGAACTGCGTTTCGAGCCCACGAGTCGACAGCAGGGGGTCACTCATCGCTCCTCCACCTCCCCTTCGCTCACGTCGAACACGTCTCTGAGGCCGTCACCGAACATGTTGAACGAGAGAACCGTGATCATGATCGCGAGACCGGGAATCACCGAGATCCACCACGCCCGACGGATGAACATCCTGCCGTCCGACAGCAGCAGTCCCCACGTCGGTGTCGTCGGCCGCACACCCAGGCCCAGGAAGGACAACCCAGCCTCGGCGAGGATGGCGAGCGGAATCATCAGCGTCGCCTGCACGATGAGCGGCGCCACCGCGTTCGGGAGTATCTCCCGCAGCATCATCCGCCGGTCGGTCATCCCGATGGCGCGCGCGGCCGTCACGTACTCCTCCTCGCGGATCGACAGCACCTCGCCGCGCACGAGGCGCGCGAAGTCGTCGATGTACGCGATGCCGATCGCGATGATGACGTTTTCCACCCCGAGTCCGCCCATCACGGCGATGATGCCGATGCCGAGGATGAGTTCGGGGAACGCCCACTGGAAGTCGACGTACCGCAT encodes:
- a CDS encoding pirin family protein, giving the protein MDQSETGAEGPLPGEAVRHGTGVNSNRAFPTNNHPSNLDPFVLFERFYIDPNEGFPMHPHRGFEIVSYMVEGGMAHEDSLGVTNTATEGDAMRITTGSGIRHSEFPADGQGCNGLQLWVNLPQAEKDADPDYVDATAADLPTEQVDGATVTTVVGGGSPLELHTPMEYLDVEVTGSWTWSVPDDWSGFLYGVSGDGTVDGAAFTEGDVLPVTDARGVELETEDSLRVVAVSGRPHGEPIEQRGPFVF
- a CDS encoding MFS transporter, encoding MSYSQGIRRNWRQFALQLLTVFAVGLTIGAERNVVPVLGRDVLGVESVLVIASFVVSFGFVKALLNLYGGKWSETYGRKPILVAGWLVALPIPVILVLAPNWWWIVAGNVLLGVNQGLAWSMSVNAKIDLAGSDARGFAVGLDEAFGYGGVAVGTWVTGVIAAQYGLRPEPFYFLAAVIVLALVAAVLFVDETLPYARAEADEQADSEDADLPFAEVLKRATYGDRTLFAAAQAGSVEKFVDALVWIAYPLYLTAAGLSLAQVGVVVGVYGGVWGVLQLYTGRLADQVGRRPPVVAGMFVAGAGVLLTVLVQGYWLWIGTAAVTGTGMALLYPNLITVVGDAAHPSWRATGLGVYRMWRDAGYGFGAIVIGVTADLVSTTAAFYVVAAAMFASGLVTLAWMRETHPDREAARGEHGTVDAVDAD
- a CDS encoding TetR/AcrR family transcriptional regulator, which produces MSDSEGTADSKDTRQAIMEATFRALSEHGYTDLRVRDIGEEMELSRQLIHYHFDGKYDLLSSFLEYVIDQYEGSVEVEAAGRPRAELDARIDQCLFGPGFDEFTHWDRMKVYHELYAYAQNDDEHRELFDEHYDRLRGSIVDVVEDGIEQGEFRDVDAELLGQLITDVIHAARERRLSLGHEDAPAEAREAIDEFVLDSLYPTN
- a CDS encoding aldehyde dehydrogenase family protein, with the translated sequence MPSDFSIDADWNALHIDGEWTASESGDTLAVEDPSTRETVVDVPAGTNADVDAAYEAAADAQEEWAETPPAHRQAVVQQFLQALDAHSEEIVDLLAHEVGGSPLMGETSIQIASDHASEAATLPRRMKGEHADSNIPGKENLVQREPKGVVTVISPWNFPLNLSMRAVAPAIAAGNSVVLKPSTNSPITGGLLFAKLFEETDLPDGVINVVTGKGSDIGDRVAGHPESDVVSFTGSTSVGQHVAGLAGENLAIPAMELGGNNAFVVTDDADLDRAIDAATFGSFVHQGQVCISINRHVVHEDVYDEYVERLTERAEALQTGSAHDEDTVIAPIIDESQRDQMLEFVEETVDAGATLETGGGTVQMEGVEDSLLVEPTVLSDVTNDMSAACNEHFGPIAPVIPFSDVDEAVEIANDTEYGLSGAVHAGDLEVAKDIADRMETGNVHINDQPINDEAHVPFSGTGDSGMGTYNSDAFLHEVTETKWISIQHDHRDYPI
- a CDS encoding cobalamin-independent methionine synthase II family protein, which codes for MTANHDTIPTTHIGSLPRPPELLDLLEKQQDGVDVDQDDWDATVAEATRDVVERQAEAGIDVANNGEQSRVSFNWYVADRLSGIDGKREQELWADLQEFPDYAEETFKTDVIDLSMQPVITGPVEYTGHDEAEAELAEFRDALSAADADFQDTFVTSASPSVVTATHVDEHYGDYEEFLFAVADAMAEEYELVAETGATLQIDAPELLTVGHTAAYADEPLEAVEAATRLHVEALNEALSNVPADQVRLHTCWGSYEGPHHLDTGLAELLPEVYEADITGLSVEQANPRHQHEYRAFDEHPVPDGWTLIPGVVDVKTNIIDHPETIADRLERVADAVDDATPLVAAPDCGFGTQAGLGMVDPEIAWAKLEALDEGAELAADRIY
- a CDS encoding MBL fold metallo-hydrolase, encoding MSNTTTEPSEVARRVADDDEDPFILDVRNEDAYEEWQIPGSTNIPVYDELLEYDYSGLEAHLDELPEDRKIAVVCVGGVTSARAAEFLREQGYDAESIDNGMNGWGRVHRQYDVPDADGVVQVVRPGTGCVSYLAHDDGEAVVVDPTQYVDVYLNAADERDLDIVGVADTHAHADHVSGARRLAGELDVPYYLHGEDTGELEEVSEIADGDTIPVGDRELEVIHTPGHTPGSVSFAFEDALLSGDTLFLRSVGRPDLEDSSEDAVREAASRLFDSLDDLVDRDDDTVVLPGHFSDETARPLATDLGDLTAESTNELLSYVEDGDESAFVETIVESLADEPANYNEIKQINWGKEQPGSDVEALELGPNNCAAN